Below is a genomic region from Rhodospirillales bacterium.
CCCTCTTCGTCGCCGGTCGCGTCGAGATAGCGGTTGAGAAATTGGCCGGCCAGCGTCCGTCGACCGAGGTGGTCGAGGTCCATCACCAGAAAAGCGGCGTCGTAGAGCGTGTCGATGACGGCGAAGGTTTCGTTGAATTCGATGGCGTCAAACAGAACCGGATGGCCGTCGATCAGGCAGATGTTGCCGAGATGGAGATCACCATGGCAGCGGCGCACCCGGCCGCCATCGCGGCGTCGTTCGAGCAGGCCGCGCAGCGACGCCAGGCGCGCTTCCGAAGATTGCCGCAGGCGCTCGATATCGGCCGCGTCGAAGGCGCCGGCGGCGGGTCCGGTCATGCTCGCGGCGTTGCCGGCGATGGTGTGCGCGAAGCCGGCGACCGAATCCGCCTCGCGGTGAACCTCGGCGTCGCGGTGGAAGCGGGCGACGGTTTCCGCCAATTCCACGATCCGGCCGCGGTCGAGGGCACCCACGCGCGCCAAGCGGTCGAACAGCGTCGCCTCGTCGAAACGAGTCATCTCCACCAACCATTCGACCGGCTCGCCCGGCCCGTCGAAAACGAGTCCCCCTCCCGGCGCGCGCGCCAAGGGAACGACGCCGCGGTAGATCGCCGGCGCGGCGCGGCGGTTGACGGCAATTTCCGCTTCGCACGCCGCGCGGCGTTTTTCCAAGCTCGAAAAGTCGAGATAGGGGTAGCGCACCGCTTTCTTGAGCTTGAAGGCGCGCGCCCCCGCGAGAAAAACGACCGAGATATGGGTTTCGATCCGGCGCACCTCCTTGATGCCCGCGCCGTAGGACGACGGCTCGGACAGGAAGGCAACCGCCTCGGTTTGATTTTCGAAGCTCATCGCGCGCCGGACATGGGACGACCGTCATCGCGCAGCCAGACGTAGAGCGCGGGAATCGTCAGCATGGTCAGCGCGGTCGACGACGCCAACCCGAACACCAGGGAAATGGCGAGCCCCTGAAAAATAGGGTCGAGCAGGATGAAGGTGGCGCCGGTCATCGCCGCGGCCGCCGTCAGCACGATCGGCTTGATGCGGATCGCGCCCGCCTCCAGGAGCACGTCGCGCAAGGCGTCGCCCTTGCCCTGGCGGTGGCGAATGAAATCGACCAACAGAATCGAGTTGCGGACGATGATGCCGGCGAGCGCGATGAAGCCGATCATCGAGGTGGCGGTGAACGGCGCCGAAAACAACCAGTGACCGAATACGATGCCGATCAACGTCAGCGGCACCGGTGTCAGGATGACCAGCGGCAACACGAAGCTGCCGAACTGGGCGACCACCAGGACGTAGATTCCGAACAGCGCGAAGGCGAAGGCGAGCCCCATGTCGCGGAACGTGACGTAGGTGATCTCCCATTCCCCGTCCCACAGCAGCGTGACCTTGGATTCGTCCACCGGCTGGCCGTGGAGACGAATGTCCCCTTTCCGGCCCGCGCCCGCCCATTCGGCGCCGGCGAGCCGGTCGCCGACCGCCAGCATGCCGTAAATCGGCGCCTCGAAGCGCCCGGCCAGTTCGGCCGTCACGTAATCAGCGAAGCGCCCGTCGCGGCGATAGAGGGGATAGGAGCCGCGCTCGCGCCTGAGCCGCACCACGTCACCGATTTCGACGTTGGCGCCGGAATCGGCGGCCTCACCCGGCGCGGCAATCGGGGTGGAGAGCAGCCGTTCGGTCGGCACCAGCGCTTCCTTGGGCAGGCGCACGGCGATCTCGACCGGATTGATGCCGGGTCCGCGATGGGAATAGCCGACCCGCACGCCGGCGAGCAGCGCTTCCAGGGTGTCGTACAGCGCCTGTTCCTGAACGCCGTGGTATTCGAGATTCTCCTGCTCAATCTCGATGCGCAGGCGCTCGGGCGGCGTGCCGAAGGAATCATCCACGTCGACGATGAAGTCGACCGCCTCGAACGCTTGGCGTACCCGCCGTGCGGCCTCGCGCCGGGTTTCCGCGTCGGGACCGTAGATTTCCGCCATCAGGGTACCGATCACCGGCGGTCCCGGCGGCACCTCGGCGACCTTGAACTCGACCCCGGCAAGATCCGGCAGCGCCGCAAGCCGTTGACGGATGTCGAGAGCGATGGCGTGGCTTTGTCGGGCCCGCTCGCCCTTGGGTTTGAAATTGACCTGGATGTCACCCTGCCACGGCTGGCGCCGCAGGTAATAATGCCGGACCAAGCCGTTGAAGTTGAACGGTGCGGCGGTACCGGCATACAGCTGGAGGTGGGTGATTTCGGGAATGCCGTTCAAGGCGTCGGCGGCGGCCATCAGGGCGCGTTCGGTCGCCTCGATGGCGCTGCCTTCCGGCAAGTCGAAAATCACCTGGACCTCGGACTTGTTGTCGAACGGCAGCAGCTTCACCGTCACGTGCCGGGTGGCGAACGGCACGCACGCGATCACGGTCCCGATCGCCACCGCCGCCAGAAACCGCTTCGCCCGCCGCCGCTCGGCCAACAGCGGCGCGGCAACGCGGCGATAAAGCGCGCCAAGCCGCCCGGCATGATCGCCGCCATGTCCGTCTTCCCGCTCAGGCGCCAAGCGTCGCAGCAACAAGGCCAGCCAGGGCGTGACGGTCACCGCGACGAAGAACGAGAACAGCATGGCGGCCGAGGCATTGGCCGGGATCGGGCTCATATAGGGTCCCATCAGCCCCGAAACGAACATCATCGGCAGCAACGCCACGACGATGGTAAGCGTGGCGACGATGGTTGGATTGCCGACCTCGGCGACCGCCTCGATCGCGGCGTGGACGCGGTCGCGGCCATCGTTCATCGCCCAGTGGCGGGCGATGTTTTCCACCACCACGATCGCGTCGTCGACCAGGATGCCGATCGAAAAGATCAGCGCGAACAGGCTGACGCGGTTGATGGTATATCCCATCAGCCACGACGCGAACAACGTGAGCAGGATGGTCGACGGCACCACCATCAGGACGACGACGCCTTCGCGCCAGCCGAGCGCGATGCCGACCAGGACGACGATCGATACGGTGGCGAGCGCGAGATGAAATAACAGCTCGTTCGACTTCTCGGTCGCGGTCGCGCCATAATTGCGCGTCACCGCCACGTCGACTTCCGGCGGGATCAGCGAGCCGCGCACCGTCTCCAGTTGGCGCAGCACCGCGTCGGCCACGGCGACCGCGTTGGCGCCCTTGCGCTTGGCGACGGCGAGGGTGACGGCGGGACGGCGCTCGAAAGTTCCGGAGGCCGTCTTGACCAGGTGCCAGACCCGGCTTTCCTCCGGCTTGGCGCCGATTACGACCCGGGCGACGTCCTTGACGTAGACCGGGCGCCCGTCGCGGCTGGTGATCAGGAGCTGGCCGATGTCGGGCTGGCCGTCGAGCGTCTGGCCGGCGAGCACCGGCAGTGCCCGGCCGCGCTCGCGCATCTGGCCGATGACGAAACGACGATTGGCGTGGCGCACCTTGTCGACGAGCTGGGCGAGCGTTACGCCGTAGAGCGCTAGCCGCTCCGGGTCTGGCTCGACGCGGATTTGGTCCGCGCGCCCGCCGACGACGAACACCAAGCCGACGTCCGGCGCCTTGGTCAGGTGGTGGATCAGGTCGTCCGCGACCTTGTGGAGCGCGTTGTCGTCCCAGCGTCGCTCGGCGTCGTCCTTGGGCGACAGGGTCAATGTCACGATCGGCACGTCGTTGATCCCGCGCCCGACGATCAACGGCTCGGGCACGCCGATCGGGATGCGCCAGATGTTGGCGCGGATTTCGTCGTGCACGCGCACCAGGGCCGCGTCTTCGCTGGTCCCGACCTCGAAGCGGACGGTGACCACCGCCTGATCGTCCTCGCTCAGGGAGTAGACGTGCTCGACGCCGTTGATTCCCTTGACGATGTCCTCGAGCGGCTCGGTCACCAGCTTGACCACGTCGGACGCCTTGTGCCCGTTGGCCGCGACCTGGACGTCGACGATCGGCACGACGATCTGGGGTTCCTCTTCGCGCGGCAGCGCGGCGAGCGCGAGCAGGCCAAGCCCGAACGCCACCAGCAGGGCGAGCGGCGTGAGCGGCGAACGGATAGAGGCGCGGGTGATGGTGCCGGATAGGCCCAGCTTCACGGCCGCGCCCCCGGCTTGGCGAGCGCGTCGCCGTCGACGAGGCCGGACAGCACCTCGACCCCGCCGTCGGTGGGCAAGCCGGGCTGTACCACCACCTCGCGCCCGTTGGCGAGCTTGGCGAAGGTCAGGCCGTGGCGGCGAAACAGGTATTCGGGCGGCACCACGAACGTGCGCCGTTTGCCGGTCGCGACGTGGACCGCGACCCTCTCGCCTACGAAATAATCGCCGAGGCCCTCGACCTCCACGTCCGCGACCACGCGTCCCTGGCGCAGTTCGGGATAGACCTGGAAAATGCGGCCCGTCCGCAGTTTCCCGTCGCGCGCGGGATCGGTGCGTTCGGCCGGATCGAGCGCGGACGAACCGACCCGCACCTCGTCGCCGACGCGCAAAAAGCGCGCGTGCCGTTCGGGCAGATGCAGGCGCAGGATGTAGGCGTTGGCGGCGATGGTGGCGACGGTTTCGCCGGGCAAGACCACCGCGCCTGCGGTCACCGGCACGGTAAGCACGCGGCCGTCGGCGGGGGCAAGGACCGCGCCTTCGGCCTGCTGCTCCATGACGACCTTGCGTTCGGCGATCATCGCCGCCAGATCGCGGTCGACGACCTGGAGGCCGGTGGTCGCTTCGTCGAGGCGCGACTGGGCCGCCGCGCCGGTTTCGCGCAGCTTGGCGACCCGCTCCAGCACCGTTTGCGCCAGCTTTTTCTGCGATTCGAGCGCTTGAATCCGCGCCTCGACCGCTTGGCGCCGGGAATCGAGCTTGGGATCGACCACCTCGGCGAGCACGTCGCCTTTGCGCACCGACACGCCTTCGTCCGCCGCCAGTTTGGCGATGGTTCCGCCGATGCGCGCGCGCGCCGCGATGCGATCCACGCTTTCGACCGTGGCGATGACCGCCTTGCGGTCCTCGATCTCGATCTCGCGCACCGTGAATTCGTTCGCGCCGACCGTCCCCGAACGCGCCAACAGCGCGACGGCGAAAACAAACCACCCGATGTCGGATTGCCTGCCGCCGATCATTCCTCGCCCTCCGTTCAGCCGTAGACGGCGCGCTGCTCGACCACTCCTTCGGGGTCTTCGTGCACGATGACCTCGGCGTTGGGATACGCCGCCATGATCCTCTTCATGACGTTCTCCGAGATTACGTGAACGTCGTGCAGGGTCATGTTGCCGTCGAGTTCAAGGTGGAGCTGGATGAACACGTGCGAACCCGAAGAGCGGGTTTTGAGATCGTGAACGCCGCGCACTGCCGGGTCCGACTTGGCGATGGCCTTGATCTTATCGCGGTCGGCGTCGGGCAATTCGCGGTCCATTAGGATGTGCAGCGCGCGAGTCCCGATCGACCACGCTCCCCAAAAGATATAGGCGACGATGGCGATGGCAACCAGGGGGTCGGCCATCACCCAGCCGAACTGGGACACCAACACCAACGACACGATGACGCCGGCGTTGGCGAGCACGTCGGTTTCGTAATGGAGCGAGTCGGCGCCGATGGCGAGCGATTTCGTCCGCCGCGCGACGTATTTCTGGAACACGACCAGCCCGAGGGTGACGAGGATGGAAAACACCATCACCGCGATGCCGATGTCGATGTTGGCGAGCGCGCGCGGCCGGAACAGGCGCTCGCCCGCCTGCACCAGCAGGAACGCGGCCGAGCCGGCGACGAACGCCGCCTGGCCAAGCCCGGCGAGCGCCTCTGCCTTGCCGTGCCCGAAGCGGTGTTCCTCGTCCGCCGGGGTGAGCGCATGGCGGATCGCGATCAGGTTGACCAACGACGCGCCGATGTCGAGCAGCGAATCGATCAGGGTCGACAGGAGGCCGACGGAATCGGTGAGCGTCCAAGCCATCAGCTTGGCCGCGATCAGGATTCCGGCGACCGTCACCGAGGCACGCGCGGCGAGCCGGATCAGGCGCACGTTTTCGGCGGGCGCGGACGCTGGCGATGGCGTGGTTTTCGGCATCATCGGCTAAGGGTACAACTTGATCGTCGTCCAGGCGTCGTCTTGACGATGGTACACTGTCCGGTCGTGCAACCGGAACGGACGTTCCTGCCAGAATTCGATTGTATCCGGCGCCAGCCGGAAACCGGACCAGAAGGACGGCCGTGGTACTTCGCCGATATGGAATTTTGCGGTGAACTCGGCGACGCGTTTTTCGAGCGCGAAGCGGCTTTCCAATGGCTGCGATTGGCACGAGGCCCAGGCACCAATCCGGCTCGCGCGGTCGCGGCTGGCGAAATAGGCATCGGCTTCCGCGTCCGCAACCGGCGCAATCGTGCCTTCGACTCGGACCTGACGATCCAGCGATTTCCAATGAAAACACAGGGCGGCGCGGGGGTTGGCCCGCAATTCCCGCCCCTTGCGGCTGTCGAGGTTGGTGTAAAAGACGAACCCGCGCGCGTCTACATCTTTCAGCAACACCATGCGCACCGAAGGTTTGCCGTCGGCATCGGCGGTAGCGAGCGCGACCGCGGTCGGATCGGAAGGTTCCGCCCGGGTGGCGTCCCGAAGCCAGGCGTGGAACAGCTCGATCGGGTCGGCGGGTTCGGACTTGTTCATTTTGGAATCGGTCTTTGCGAATTAAACTAACTTGTTGACTTGCTTAGTCTTTTCATGGCCTTGCAACCCGTGCCAGGACCCATAAATTTGCCACATTCGGCGATCAACCTATATCTAATTCGAGCCTGACCCAATCCCTTTCCGAACCCGGCGAGCCGAACTTCAGGAGATCGTACTCAGATGAAAACTACAGGAATCGCTTTGGCGACAGCGGCGGCGGTGTTGCTCGCGGGTTGCCAGAATATGCAGGACAACCCCAAGCAGACCATGGGCACCATCCTCGGCGCCGGCACCGGCGCGTTGATCGGCTCGCAGATCGGCAGCGGCCGAGGCCAGATGGTGGGAATCGCGGTCGGCACGCTGGCCGGCGCCATGCTCGGCAGCGAAATCGGCAAGTCCCTCGACAACGCCGACAAAGCCATGTCCCAACGTACCGCGCAGGCGTCGCTCGAAACCAACCGCACCGGGCAGACTTCGTCCTGGCGCAATCCCGATTCGGGCAATTCCGGCACCTACACGCCGACCAGCACCTACCGGTCGACGTCCGGCCAGGATTGCCGCGAGTTCGAACAAACCATCACCGTCGAGGGCCGCACCGAACGGGCCATGGGCCGCGCCTGCCGCCAGCCGAACGGAACCTGGCAGGTCGTCCCGTAATCCGCCGGCGCGCGGCGCACCCGATACGCGACGCGCCCATGC
It encodes:
- a CDS encoding efflux RND transporter permease subunit; this translates as MKLGLSGTITRASIRSPLTPLALLVAFGLGLLALAALPREEEPQIVVPIVDVQVAANGHKASDVVKLVTEPLEDIVKGINGVEHVYSLSEDDQAVVTVRFEVGTSEDAALVRVHDEIRANIWRIPIGVPEPLIVGRGINDVPIVTLTLSPKDDAERRWDDNALHKVADDLIHHLTKAPDVGLVFVVGGRADQIRVEPDPERLALYGVTLAQLVDKVRHANRRFVIGQMRERGRALPVLAGQTLDGQPDIGQLLITSRDGRPVYVKDVARVVIGAKPEESRVWHLVKTASGTFERRPAVTLAVAKRKGANAVAVADAVLRQLETVRGSLIPPEVDVAVTRNYGATATEKSNELLFHLALATVSIVVLVGIALGWREGVVVLMVVPSTILLTLFASWLMGYTINRVSLFALIFSIGILVDDAIVVVENIARHWAMNDGRDRVHAAIEAVAEVGNPTIVATLTIVVALLPMMFVSGLMGPYMSPIPANASAAMLFSFFVAVTVTPWLALLLRRLAPEREDGHGGDHAGRLGALYRRVAAPLLAERRRAKRFLAAVAIGTVIACVPFATRHVTVKLLPFDNKSEVQVIFDLPEGSAIEATERALMAAADALNGIPEITHLQLYAGTAAPFNFNGLVRHYYLRRQPWQGDIQVNFKPKGERARQSHAIALDIRQRLAALPDLAGVEFKVAEVPPGPPVIGTLMAEIYGPDAETRREAARRVRQAFEAVDFIVDVDDSFGTPPERLRIEIEQENLEYHGVQEQALYDTLEALLAGVRVGYSHRGPGINPVEIAVRLPKEALVPTERLLSTPIAAPGEAADSGANVEIGDVVRLRRERGSYPLYRRDGRFADYVTAELAGRFEAPIYGMLAVGDRLAGAEWAGAGRKGDIRLHGQPVDESKVTLLWDGEWEITYVTFRDMGLAFAFALFGIYVLVVAQFGSFVLPLVILTPVPLTLIGIVFGHWLFSAPFTATSMIGFIALAGIIVRNSILLVDFIRHRQGKGDALRDVLLEAGAIRIKPIVLTAAAAMTGATFILLDPIFQGLAISLVFGLASSTALTMLTIPALYVWLRDDGRPMSGAR
- a CDS encoding efflux RND transporter periplasmic adaptor subunit yields the protein MIGGRQSDIGWFVFAVALLARSGTVGANEFTVREIEIEDRKAVIATVESVDRIAARARIGGTIAKLAADEGVSVRKGDVLAEVVDPKLDSRRQAVEARIQALESQKKLAQTVLERVAKLRETGAAAQSRLDEATTGLQVVDRDLAAMIAERKVVMEQQAEGAVLAPADGRVLTVPVTAGAVVLPGETVATIAANAYILRLHLPERHARFLRVGDEVRVGSSALDPAERTDPARDGKLRTGRIFQVYPELRQGRVVADVEVEGLGDYFVGERVAVHVATGKRRTFVVPPEYLFRRHGLTFAKLANGREVVVQPGLPTDGGVEVLSGLVDGDALAKPGARP
- a CDS encoding cation diffusion facilitator family transporter — its product is MPKTTPSPASAPAENVRLIRLAARASVTVAGILIAAKLMAWTLTDSVGLLSTLIDSLLDIGASLVNLIAIRHALTPADEEHRFGHGKAEALAGLGQAAFVAGSAAFLLVQAGERLFRPRALANIDIGIAVMVFSILVTLGLVVFQKYVARRTKSLAIGADSLHYETDVLANAGVIVSLVLVSQFGWVMADPLVAIAIVAYIFWGAWSIGTRALHILMDRELPDADRDKIKAIAKSDPAVRGVHDLKTRSSGSHVFIQLHLELDGNMTLHDVHVISENVMKRIMAAYPNAEVIVHEDPEGVVEQRAVYG
- the pdxH gene encoding pyridoxamine 5'-phosphate oxidase gives rise to the protein MNKSEPADPIELFHAWLRDATRAEPSDPTAVALATADADGKPSVRMVLLKDVDARGFVFYTNLDSRKGRELRANPRAALCFHWKSLDRQVRVEGTIAPVADAEADAYFASRDRASRIGAWASCQSQPLESRFALEKRVAEFTAKFHIGEVPRPSFWSGFRLAPDTIEFWQERPFRLHDRTVYHRQDDAWTTIKLYP
- a CDS encoding glycine zipper 2TM domain-containing protein, with protein sequence MKTTGIALATAAAVLLAGCQNMQDNPKQTMGTILGAGTGALIGSQIGSGRGQMVGIAVGTLAGAMLGSEIGKSLDNADKAMSQRTAQASLETNRTGQTSSWRNPDSGNSGTYTPTSTYRSTSGQDCREFEQTITVEGRTERAMGRACRQPNGTWQVVP